The DNA segment GACCGTTCCCGTGCCGGACTGGACCGTGACGACCACGTCGCTCTCGGGGGCGTGGACCGGGATGAACTGCCCCGGCTCGAAGTAGCCGCAGACGACCTTCGCTCGGTCGCTCCGGAACACGCCGCTCGTCGAGAAGCGCTCCTCGTCGTACGTTCGCTCCGCGTCGAGGCTCGTCGCCGGCACGTCACTCACCCCGGCGGTGCGGGCCGCGTCGCCCGTCCGAGCGGCGGTTTCTGTCCGTGCGCCTTCCGATCGACGGCGTCATCGAGCGTGTCACGTCCGGATCTTCGGGCCCGTGCGGGGAGTGGCTGTACCCGAACGTGTTCGTCTCAAGGCGGATGCGGACGCGCACGCAACGGTCGACCGCATGCCGAGACTAGACGTGCGCGACATTCCGCCGGTGAACAGGCACGACCGGATCCACGACGAGTTCGACGGGATGGAGCCCGGCGAGACGCTCACCATCGTCAACGACCACGAACCGAAGCCGCTGTACTACGAGATGGCCGCCGAGGTGCCCGCCTTCGACGAGGAGGGGTACGAGGTCCGGCAGGACGCGCCCGACGAGTTCGTCGCCGAGTTCCCGAAGGTCGAGACGTAGGCGCCGGGTCGCGGCTACTCGCGCTCGACGTCGAACAACCGCGCGACGGCCCGAACGGTCGCCGGCTCGTCCCGTGCGGGTCGCTCCAAGGCCGACTCGGGAGCGGCCGTCAGCCCCCTGGCTATCGCCGTTCCGAGGAGACGGACCGTCTCGCGCTGCTCGTCCGTGAGACCGCCGCGCGCCTCGAGCGACGAGATCGCCTCCCCGACCTCGCGGCGCTCGATCCGCTCCGCTCGGTCCCGTATCCGCCGCCGGACGCGGTCCGGATCGGGAGCTCCGTCATCGGCCGATCCGTTGTCGGCCCCTCCGTCTCCGCTCGATTCGTCGCCGGGCTCGCGAACGGCCGGTCGTCGTCGCGCGTCGAGCCGTTCGTGTCTCATATCGGATCGCCGGCCGCCACGCGGGTCAGCGTTCACCCGAACGTGTTCGCCACGAGCCTCCGGTCCCCGCGAGTCGCGAACGACGTCCCCGAACATGTTCTTTCGAATCGGTCTTAAGTCGCAAGAAACACGGTCGAAGCGATGACGGAGAGCCAATCGATCTACGCCGACATCGGCGGCCGCGAGGCCGTCGAGGCCGTCGTGTCCGACTTCTACGACCGCGTCTTCGACGACCCGCTCCTCGAGCCGTACTTCGAGGGCGTCGACCGGGAGGCGCTGTACGCCCACCAGGTGCAGTTCGTCAGCGCCGTCGCCGGCGGGCCGGTCTCGTACGAGGGCGCCGACATGCGGACGGCGCACGAGGGGATGGGGATCACGGCGGAGGCGTTCGGTCGCGTCGCGACGTACCTCGGCGAGGCGCTCCGAGAGAACGGCGTCGCCGAGGGGGACGTCGAGGCGATTCTCGAGGAGGTCGGCGCGCTCGAACCGGACGTCGTCGGACGGTAGCGGCGGGGTCGACACCCATACTCAAGTTCTCGCCGGGAGACACCGACGTATGGACTCCGCTCGCTTCCTGTTCGTCTCCGCCGACGCCGCGCTGATCACCGACCTGGCCTGGCAGGTCCACCGCGAGGGCCACGACGTGAAGTACTACATCGAGGCCGAGAGCGACAAGGAGATCGGCGACGGCTTCGTCCCGAAGACGGACGACTGGGAGGCCGAGGTCGACTGGGCCGACGTCGTCGTTTTCGACGACATCTGGGTCGGCTCCGACGTCGGCACCGGCGCGCTCGCAGAGGAGCTCCGCGAGGAGGGGAAAGCCGTCGTCGGCGGGACGCCGAACACCGATCGCCTCGAAGAGGACCGCGGCTACGCGATGGAGGTGCTCGAGGAGCACGGCGTCACCACGATCGACCACCACGTCTTCCGCGACTTCGACGAGGGCATCCGGCACGTGCAGGAGAACCCCGCGCCGTACGTCATCAAACCCCTCGGCGAGGTCCAGAACGTCAAGCGCTTGCTCTACGTCGGTAACGAGGACGACGGCAGCGACGTCGTCGACGTTCTCCGAGCGTACAAGAAGGCGTGGGGCCACCGCATGAAGGGCTTCCAGCTTCAGCGAAAGGTCGAGGGCGTCGAGATCGCCATCTGCGGATTTTTCAACGGCGACGAGTTCATCGACCAGGTCAATTTCAACTTCGAGCACAAGAAACTGTTCCCGGGAAACATCGGTCCCTCGACCGGCGAGATGGGGACGTCGATGTTCTGGGCCGGCCAGAACGAGTTATTCGAAGAAACGTTCGGTAAGATCGAGGGCTGGCTCGCCGACGAGGGGTACGTCGGCAGCATCGACATCAACTGCATCGTGAACGAGAGCGGGATCTACCCGCTGGAGTTCACGCCGCGGTTCGGCTATCCGACGATCGCGTTACAGGAGGAGTCGTTCGAGTCCGGGACCGGCCAGTTCTTCTACGACCTCGCCCACGGGAACGACCCGGAGCTGTCGGTCCACCGGGGGTACCAGATCGCGGTCCGCGTCGTGCTCCCGCCGTTCCCGTTCGACGACGAGAAGACGTACGACGAGAACTCGCGGAATGCGGCCGTGGTGTTCGAGACGGAGAGCAGGGACGGGATCCACCTCGAAGACGCGAAGAGCGTCGACGGGCAGTGGCGGGCCGCGGGCGACAACGGAATGCCCATCGTCGTCACCGGCAAGGGCGAGACGATGCAGGCCGCCCGCGAGCGGGCGTACGACCGCATCGACGACATCGTGATGCCGAACATGTACTACCGCGACGACATCGGCGAGCGGTGGGTCGACGGCGACGGCGACCGGCTGCTCGCGTGGGGGTACCTCGGTCCGGGCGGAGAGTGAGGTTCGGGCCCGGCGGGGAGTGAGGCCGGCGCCGACGGTCGCCGCTCGTTCGAACGGCCGTCGCTCCACGACTTTTTAACCGTCCGGGTCCACCACTCGCGGTATGGCGAAGTACTCGACGGGCGGAGGCGGCGGCGGCGACGACGGCGACGCCTGTGAGCTCTGCGGGCGGGAGACGACGAAGCTCCAGCGCGCCACGGTCGCCGGCGCGAAGCTGCTGGTGTGCTCGGACTGCCGCCCGCACGACGACGCGGGCAACGCGCCGCAGAGCGGGGGCGGCTCCGGCTCGGGCGGCAGTCGCGGCGGCAGCTCCGGCGGGAGCCCGGGCGGCGCCAGCGCCGAGTCGAGCGGCTCGGAGAGCCGGAAGAAAGAGCTCGCGCGGAAGCAGGCGAAGATGTACGACTCCGTGACCGGCGACTCCAAGCACTGGGAGGAGGGCGGCACGAGCTACGAGTCCGACCGCCTCCCGTACCTCGTCTCCGGCTACGGCGACGACGTGGCGGCGGCCCGGCAGGAGGCCGGCCTCACCGTCGAGGAGCTCGCCGACGAGCTCGACGTCGACGAGGACGACCTGTTCGCGGTGGAGGACGGCCGCGCCGCGACGGCCGGCGTCGGCGGCTCCGTCGTCCGGGCCGTAGAGGAGCGGCTCGGCGTCGAGATCGTCGACGAGTGACCCGCGGGGGACGATGAAGGCGATCAAGGACAGCGTCCACGGCCACGTTCGGCTCGGCGACGTCGCCGCCGAGCTGATCGACACGCCCGCCTTCCAGCGGCTGCGCCACGTCAAACAGCTGTCCACCGTCAGGCTGGTGTACCCCTCCGCGAACCACACCCGCTTCGAGCACAGCCTCGGCGTCTACCACCTCGCCGGCCGCGCCGTCGAGGGGTTCGACGTCGACGCCGACACCGCCGCCCACGTCCGCGCGGCGGCGCTCCTCCACGACGCCGGTCACGGCCCCTACGGCCACCAGACCGAGGGGATCATCCGGCGCGCGACCGGACGTGACCACGACGACGTGGCGTGGCTGTTGACCGACGCCGACCGCGAGGTGTGCCAGGTCCTGGAGCGCAACGGGCTCGACCCCGAGCGCGTCGCCTCGCTGATCGCGGGCGAGGGCGGGCTCGGTGCGCTCGTCTCGGGCGAGCTCGACGTCGACCGCATGGACTACCTCGTGCGCGACGCCCACCACACGGGCGTCCCGTACGGCACGGTCGACACCGGGCGGCTCGTCAACGAGCTCCGGCTGGCGGGCGAGGGCGGCTCAGCCGGGAACGGCGGGGCGAGCGACCTCGGCTCGGTCGATCCCGAAAGCGCCGAGCTCGTGCTCGCGGAGGGGAACGTCCCCACCGCGGAGAGCCTGCTCGTCGCCCGGTCGCTGATGAACGCGGTCGTCTACCGCCACCACGTCTCGCGGGTCGCCGGCGCGATGCTGGAGCGCGCCTGCGAACGCTACCTCGACCGCACCGACACCGACGCCGAGACGTTCCGCCGGATGGCCGACCACGACCTGCTCGTCGAGCTCCGCGAGACCGTCCCCGAGCTCGGCCGGCGCATCGAGCGCCGCGACCTCTACAAGCGGGCGGTGTGGGTCGGGCTGGCCGACGTGCCGGCCGGAACGGTCGACGCGGGCCACGCCGAGGAGGTCGCCGCCGAGCGCGAGATCGCCGAGCGCGTCGGCCTGGACCGCGAGGCGGTCGTCGTCGACGTCCCCTCTCGGCCCGGGCTGAAGGAGTCCGGCTCCACCGTCGTCGTCGACGGCGTCCCGCAGCGGCTGGAGGACGCCTCCGAGCTCGTCGGCGGGCTGCGGAGCGCCGAGCGCCGCCGCTGGACGCTCGGCGTCTACTGTCCGCCGGAGCACGTCGACGCGGTCGGCGAGGCCGCGAGCGACGTGCTCGGGCTCCGGACCGCCGGAGCGCGGACGTAACGCGTCCGGTCGTCCCCGTTCACTCGTCCCGCGGCGCCGGCACCGCGAACACCGGCCGATCGCTCCCGAGGATCACGTCCTGGGTCACGCTCCCGAAGACGGCCTTCCCCGACGGCCTGCGCTGGCGCCCGGAGACGCAGATCGCGTTCGCGTCGACGTCGGCGGCGGCCGAGAGCAGCTCGTCGGCCGGCTCGCCGCTCGCCTCGTAGTGGACGCAGGTGACCCCCGCCGCTTCGAGCGTCTCCCGGGCGCGCCGCACCGCGGAGAGCTGGTGGACCGAGGCCCCCTCGGGATTGTCTCGGAACACGTGACACAGGTGCGCCTTCGTCTCGTCGGCCGCCCGCGGGAGGTCGGCGACGGCCTCCGCCTGCGCGACCGCGCGGCTGTCCGTCGCGTTATCGATCCCCATGAGTACCTCGTACATACGCCGACCTTCGCGGACGACCCTTATAAATAATAGCCGCGGTTCCCGCTCGCCGCCACCGGCCCTCCCACTCCTTTTATCAGATGCCGACGAACCGGTCCGCATGATCACGGTCAAGGACACCGTCCACGACCACATCGAGATCGACGGTGTCGCCGCCGCGCTCATCGACACCCCCGCCGTCCAGCGCCTCCGCCACGTGAAACAGCTCGGCACGGTTCAGCTCGTTTACCCCTCCGCGAACCACACCCGCTTCGAGCACAGCCTCGGCGTCTACCACCTCGCCAGCCGCGCGCTCGATCACCTCGGCATCGGCGGGAAGCGGGCCGAACGCATCGAAGCGGCGGCGATGCTCCACGACGTCGGCCACGGACCCTTCAGCCACAACCTGGAGTCGCTCACCCATCGGCGCACCGGGAAGTACCACGACGACGTGGGCGAACTGCTCGCGACCGGCGCGGTCGGAGAAGTCCTCCGCGACCACGACCTCGACCCGGACCGGATCGCCGGGATCGTCGCCGGCGAGGGTCGGTACGCCGGGCTCGTCTCGGGGGAGCTCGACGTCGACCGCATGGACTACCTCGTCCGCGACGCGTACCACACGGGCGTCCCGTACGGCACCATCGACACCGAGCGGTTCGTCCGCGAACTGACGTTCGTCGAACGGGAGGGCGACGCAGCGGGCCCCGGCGGAGACGGCCCCGAACTCGTCCTCGACGAGGGGAACGTCCAGACCGCGGAGAGCCTCCTGCTCGCCCGCGCGCTGATGAACCCGGTCGTCTACACCCACCACGTCGCGCGCATCTCGAAGGCGATGCTGCGGCGGGCCGCGAGCGACCTGCTGGAGGCGACCGCGACGACGGCCCCCGAGCTCCGGCGCATGGACGACCACGACTTCCTCGCCGCGGTCCGCGACTGCCGGGCGACCGCCGAGCTCTCCCGGCGCTACGACGAGCGCGACCTCTACAAGCTGGCGGTGTGGGCCGAGTACGACGACGTCCCCGAGCGCGTCCACGAGGCGGACCGCGAGACCGAGGTCGCCTTAGAGCGCGAGATCGCCGAGGAGGCCGGCGTCGACCGCGAACACGTGATCCTCGACGTGCCGCCGGAGCCGTCGATGCGCGAGTCGACCGCCCGCGTGACCGTCAGCGGCGAGGTGCGCCGGCTCGAACGGCAGTCGCCTCTGGTCTCCGCGCTCCGGACCGCACAGCGCAACCAGTGGCGGCTCGGCGTCTACGCCCCCCGGCCGGCGACCGACCGCGTCGGGCGCGCGGCCGCGGACGTGCTCGGCCTCGACCCGGACGGGCTCGTGACCGAGGTGCGCGGTGCGATGCCGACGACGCTCGACGAGTTCGAGTAGGGGAAGCCACGGCCCTCCGTCGACCCGTTCCCGTACCGTTTTAACCTCGGGCTGGCGACCGAGAGGTATGCATCTGGAGGGGACGGTCCTCGTCGGCGAGGCGTTCGAGCCCGTCGAGGGACGGGTGGTCGTCGACGACGGCGAGATCGTCCGGGTCGAGGAGGAGTCCGTCGAGAGCGACGACGTGATCCTCCCCGCCTTCGTCAACGCCCACACCCACATCGGCGACTCCATCGCGAAGGAGGCGGGCGAGGGGCTCTCGCTCGATGAGCTCGTCGCCCCGCCGGACGGGCTCAAACACCGGCTCCTCCGGTCGGCGAGCCGCGAGGAGAAGGTGGCGGCGATGGCCCGCACCCTGCGGTACATGGAGTCGACCGGCACCGGGGCCTTCCTGGAGTTCCGCGAGGGCGGCGTCGACGGCGTGGCCGCGCTGCGGGACGCGGTCGCCGGCGAGGGCGTCGCCTTCGGCGAGCGCGCGATCGACCCCGTCGTGTTCGGCCGCGACGATCCCGACGTGCTCTCCGTCGCCGACGGCTACGGCGCCTCCGGCGCCCGCGACGCCGACTTCGACGCCGTACGCACGGAGGCGCGCGAGGCCGGGAAGCTGTTCGGGATCCACGCGGGCGAGCGCGACGCCGACGACGTCAACCCCGCGATGGACCTGGACCCGGACTTCCTCGTCCACATGGTCCACGCGGAGCCGATCCACCTCGAACGGCTCGACGACCGCGGCACGCCGGTCGTCGTCTGCCCGCGCTCGAACCTCGTGACGAAGGTCGGCGTCCCGCCGATTCGCGATCTCGCGGAGCGGACGACCGTCGCGCTCGGCACCGACAACGTCATGCTCGACTCCCCGTCGATGTTCCGCGAGATGGAGTTCGCCGCCAAGTTGGCGGACCTGCCCGCCCGCGACGTGCTCCGGATGGCGACCGTCAACGGCGCCCGGATCGCGGGGCTGAACAAGGGGGTCGTCGACCCCGGCGCCGACGCGGACCTGCTCGTCCTCGACGGCGACTCGGACAACCTCGCCGGGGCGCACGACCTCGTCAGAGCGATCGTCCGGCGCGCCGGCGCCGCGGACGTCTCGCGGGTCGTGATCGGCGGCGAGGAGATCGGCTCGGCGGGGGACTGAAGCCGATCGCGGCCGGTATCTGACCGCGATTCGGTCGCCGTCGCAGTCGCCGAGACGAGCCGGGAGAGAAACGGTTTAGTCGCTGGCACCGGCCCGATCGCTCATGCACGCCATCACTCGATCCGGCTGGATCGAGGTCATTTCGGGGTCGATGTTCTCGGGAAAGACCGAGGAGCTGCTGCGCCGGCTCCGCCGGTCCGAGATCGCCGGGCAGTCCGTCGCGGTGTACAAGCCGGCGGTCGACGACCGCTACGGTGAGACGACGATCGGCAGCCACACGGGCCGCCAGTGGGACGCGACCGTCGTCGACAACGAGGGCGACGGCCCCCTCGACATCCTCGACGACGAGCCGTTCCCGGAGGTCGTCGCGGTCGACGAGGCGAACTTCTTCTCGAACGCGCTCGTCGAGGTCTGTAACGCGCTCGCCGACGCGGGGACCCGCGTGATCGTCTCCGGCA comes from the Halorubrum depositum genome and includes:
- a CDS encoding thymidine kinase encodes the protein MHAITRSGWIEVISGSMFSGKTEELLRRLRRSEIAGQSVAVYKPAVDDRYGETTIGSHTGRQWDATVVDNEGDGPLDILDDEPFPEVVAVDEANFFSNALVEVCNALADAGTRVIVSGTDQTFRGEPFEPLPQLMATAEYVDKLQAICSQCGEPASRNQRLIEGEPAHAEDPTILVGAEESYEARCRDCHVLRTGERADGGRSYLADGEADSDDPDARADEIGEPVDASDD
- a CDS encoding HD domain-containing protein — encoded protein: MITVKDTVHDHIEIDGVAAALIDTPAVQRLRHVKQLGTVQLVYPSANHTRFEHSLGVYHLASRALDHLGIGGKRAERIEAAAMLHDVGHGPFSHNLESLTHRRTGKYHDDVGELLATGAVGEVLRDHDLDPDRIAGIVAGEGRYAGLVSGELDVDRMDYLVRDAYHTGVPYGTIDTERFVRELTFVEREGDAAGPGGDGPELVLDEGNVQTAESLLLARALMNPVVYTHHVARISKAMLRRAASDLLEATATTAPELRRMDDHDFLAAVRDCRATAELSRRYDERDLYKLAVWAEYDDVPERVHEADRETEVALEREIAEEAGVDREHVILDVPPEPSMRESTARVTVSGEVRRLERQSPLVSALRTAQRNQWRLGVYAPRPATDRVGRAAADVLGLDPDGLVTEVRGAMPTTLDEFE
- a CDS encoding glutamyl-tRNA reductase, whose protein sequence is MRHERLDARRRPAVREPGDESSGDGGADNGSADDGAPDPDRVRRRIRDRAERIERREVGEAISSLEARGGLTDEQRETVRLLGTAIARGLTAAPESALERPARDEPATVRAVARLFDVERE
- a CDS encoding helix-turn-helix domain-containing protein; protein product: MAKYSTGGGGGGDDGDACELCGRETTKLQRATVAGAKLLVCSDCRPHDDAGNAPQSGGGSGSGGSRGGSSGGSPGGASAESSGSESRKKELARKQAKMYDSVTGDSKHWEEGGTSYESDRLPYLVSGYGDDVAAARQEAGLTVEELADELDVDEDDLFAVEDGRAATAGVGGSVVRAVEERLGVEIVDE
- a CDS encoding HD domain-containing protein, with amino-acid sequence MKAIKDSVHGHVRLGDVAAELIDTPAFQRLRHVKQLSTVRLVYPSANHTRFEHSLGVYHLAGRAVEGFDVDADTAAHVRAAALLHDAGHGPYGHQTEGIIRRATGRDHDDVAWLLTDADREVCQVLERNGLDPERVASLIAGEGGLGALVSGELDVDRMDYLVRDAHHTGVPYGTVDTGRLVNELRLAGEGGSAGNGGASDLGSVDPESAELVLAEGNVPTAESLLVARSLMNAVVYRHHVSRVAGAMLERACERYLDRTDTDAETFRRMADHDLLVELRETVPELGRRIERRDLYKRAVWVGLADVPAGTVDAGHAEEVAAEREIAERVGLDREAVVVDVPSRPGLKESGSTVVVDGVPQRLEDASELVGGLRSAERRRWTLGVYCPPEHVDAVGEAASDVLGLRTAGART
- a CDS encoding phosphoribosylamine--glycine ligase, yielding MDSARFLFVSADAALITDLAWQVHREGHDVKYYIEAESDKEIGDGFVPKTDDWEAEVDWADVVVFDDIWVGSDVGTGALAEELREEGKAVVGGTPNTDRLEEDRGYAMEVLEEHGVTTIDHHVFRDFDEGIRHVQENPAPYVIKPLGEVQNVKRLLYVGNEDDGSDVVDVLRAYKKAWGHRMKGFQLQRKVEGVEIAICGFFNGDEFIDQVNFNFEHKKLFPGNIGPSTGEMGTSMFWAGQNELFEETFGKIEGWLADEGYVGSIDINCIVNESGIYPLEFTPRFGYPTIALQEESFESGTGQFFYDLAHGNDPELSVHRGYQIAVRVVLPPFPFDDEKTYDENSRNAAVVFETESRDGIHLEDAKSVDGQWRAAGDNGMPIVVTGKGETMQAARERAYDRIDDIVMPNMYYRDDIGERWVDGDGDRLLAWGYLGPGGE
- a CDS encoding DUF2249 domain-containing protein, coding for MPRLDVRDIPPVNRHDRIHDEFDGMEPGETLTIVNDHEPKPLYYEMAAEVPAFDEEGYEVRQDAPDEFVAEFPKVET
- a CDS encoding group I truncated hemoglobin, which produces MTESQSIYADIGGREAVEAVVSDFYDRVFDDPLLEPYFEGVDREALYAHQVQFVSAVAGGPVSYEGADMRTAHEGMGITAEAFGRVATYLGEALRENGVAEGDVEAILEEVGALEPDVVGR
- a CDS encoding universal stress protein, with the protein product MYEVLMGIDNATDSRAVAQAEAVADLPRAADETKAHLCHVFRDNPEGASVHQLSAVRRARETLEAAGVTCVHYEASGEPADELLSAAADVDANAICVSGRQRRPSGKAVFGSVTQDVILGSDRPVFAVPAPRDE
- a CDS encoding amidohydrolase family protein translates to MHLEGTVLVGEAFEPVEGRVVVDDGEIVRVEEESVESDDVILPAFVNAHTHIGDSIAKEAGEGLSLDELVAPPDGLKHRLLRSASREEKVAAMARTLRYMESTGTGAFLEFREGGVDGVAALRDAVAGEGVAFGERAIDPVVFGRDDPDVLSVADGYGASGARDADFDAVRTEAREAGKLFGIHAGERDADDVNPAMDLDPDFLVHMVHAEPIHLERLDDRGTPVVVCPRSNLVTKVGVPPIRDLAERTTVALGTDNVMLDSPSMFREMEFAAKLADLPARDVLRMATVNGARIAGLNKGVVDPGADADLLVLDGDSDNLAGAHDLVRAIVRRAGAADVSRVVIGGEEIGSAGD